GAGAGCTTCGTGAAGGGTCTGACGGTCTCCGCCCTTTTTCACCGCCTGCATGAGGATGTTTTCCGAGGCGATAAACGGAAGCTCCTCCATGATCCTCCGCCGGATGACGGCCGGATAGACCACCAGTCCCGCGCTGATATTGATGGCCAGGCGCAGCACCGCATCGGTGGCGAGAAACATCTGGGGGATCGAGAGACGCTTGTTGGCGGAATCGTCCAGGGTACGCTCGAACCATTGTGAAGAAGCGGTGAAAGAGGGACTGGATTCGAGCGATTGAACAAAACGGGCAAGCGAAGCAATCCTCTCCGAGCGCATGGGATTGCGCTTGTAAGGCATGGCGGAAGAGCCGACCTGGGATTTCTCGAACGGCTCCTCAATCTCCTTCAGGTGCGCCAGGAGTCTTAGATCATTGGACATTTTGGCGAGGGACTGGCATACTCCGGCCAGAAACGACGCCACACGGGCATCCACCTTCCGGGTATAGGTTTGACCGGTAATGATAAAAGCATTTGGGAACCCGAAAGCCCTGCTGACCATGGCATCCAGTTTTTTCACCTTTTCATGATCGCCGTCGAAAAGGCTCAGGAAGGAAGCCTGCGTGCCGGTTGTCCCTTTCACTCCACGGAATCTCAGGGTGGAAAGCACATACCGGAGGTCGTGATAATCCATCACCATGTCCTGCATCCAGAGCGCGGCCCTTTTCCCGACCGTGGTAAGTTGAGCC
The sequence above is a segment of the Candidatus Latescibacter sp. genome. Coding sequences within it:
- the purB gene encoding adenylosuccinate lyase, which translates into the protein MEKIDTYTNPLSTRYASPEMSAIFSDRVKFTTWRRLWVELARAEKDLGLPITAEQICEMESHVNDLNLDAAEAYEKKFRHDVMAHIHAFGDQCPSARPIIHLGATSAYVGDNTDLIQMRDGLQVIKYGVVNALRNLKKFALEHRSLPTLGFTHFQPAQLTTVGKRAALWMQDMVMDYHDLRYVLSTLRFRGVKGTTGTQASFLSLFDGDHEKVKKLDAMVSRAFGFPNAFIITGQTYTRKVDARVASFLAGVCQSLAKMSNDLRLLAHLKEIEEPFEKSQVGSSAMPYKRNPMRSERIASLARFVQSLESSPSFTASSQWFERTLDDSANKRLSIPQMFLATDAVLRLAINISAGLVVYPAVIRRRIMEELPFIASENILMQAVKKGGDRQTLHEALRRMAQEAGWKVKTEGADNDLIRRIGKSGLFDLDMKELDSLMDPALYVGRAPEQVDEFVASEIDPVLDEEQNCPEIVVELDV